CCCTTCCGCTTGCCCTCCATACGCTGTCTTGTCCATTCCTTCGCAAATAGATCGTCATCCACCAGGTTCTCCCGCTCAAGCCGATCCAGCGCCTCTTCAATCAAAGGTGCAGCAAACTCCTTCTGACGAAGTTTCTGACTTAATTCATGGCGCGTACGTGGCTTATGCTCCAAAAATCGCAGAGACTGTGCATAGGTCCGCTGTCGCTCGTCAGCTACAATGATTTCCTCCAGATCCTTCTTCATAAACGTATTACCTTGAGTCATCCTGTATTTAATCATCACATCTTCAAGAACCGTAATGGAGTGGATGCCAAAAGTGATTCGATAACGAGCTTGCCTGCTCTTCGTTCGTTCTACACGTGTAATAATAAGTTCTTCGTTGTCCGGAAATTGGGATAGGCCGTCCTGTTCTGCTTCTTCATATAAATCCTCGTCAT
The nucleotide sequence above comes from Paenibacillus sp. W2I17. Encoded proteins:
- a CDS encoding regulatory protein RecX yields the protein MDQHDEDLYEEAEQDGLSQFPDNEELIITRVERTKSRQARYRITFGIHSITVLEDVMIKYRMTQGNTFMKKDLEEIIVADERQRTYAQSLRFLEHKPRTRHELSQKLRQKEFAAPLIEEALDRLERENLVDDDLFAKEWTRQRMEGKRKGKLWIRQELRQKGIANDLIVEALEGISTDAEFETALSAGRKKWNQVKGDVKEKKNKTLPFLMRRGFSMDMVRRVVNCLIEEDEAGDPEDDEALLWD